The following nucleotide sequence is from Myxococcota bacterium.
CCGTGGAGTGTCGGCTCGACGACGGCGTGCACAAGGTGCGCTTCCTCAATCCCGAGCTCGGGCTGATCCGCATCGACAAGCCGATCCCGCTGCACGTCTCGGCCTTCGGCCCCAAGGCGCGCGCGCTCACCGCGAAGCTCGGCGCCGGCTGGCTCATGTTCGCGGGTGGCGTGCCGGCGGGCATCGGCGCGCTCCAAGGCATGCAGCAGGCCTGGCGCAACGCAGGCCGCAGTGACTCGCTCTACAGCACGCTGTTCACCCTGGGCTGCGTGCTGCGCAAGGGTGAAGCCGCGAACGGCCGGCGTCCGCTGGCGCAGGCGGCCCCGTTGGCGGCGGCGTTCCTGCACGACCTGGTCGAGCGCGGGCAGCTCGGCGAGGTCATGGGCGACCTGCCGCCGTTCCTCTCGGAGGTGCTCGAGCGCTACCGCAAGCTGCACGAGAGCTACACGCCGGCCGACGCTCGCTATCTCACGCTGCACCGCGGTCACCTGATGTTCCTGCGCCCCGAGGAGAAGCCGCTCTACAGCAAGGAGCTGGTCTCGGCCTTCACCTTCACCGCGACGGCGCCCGAGCTCACCGAACGCGTCGCGGCGCTGCGCGATGCGGGTTACTCGCAGTTCTGCGTGCAGCTCGTCCTGGGACACGAGGACGCGCTCGACGACTGGGCGGCGGTGCTTCGCCCGCTGGGCCTGGGCCGCGCCCGGCGCACGAAGGGGCGCAAGAAGGCTGCCGCCCCGAAGCGCGCGCGGGGATCCAAGAAGCGCTGA
It contains:
- a CDS encoding LLM class flavin-dependent oxidoreductase, with translation MDFGVAFASTTESWRFAKRAEALGFSHAWFYDTQLLNPDVFVCMALAARETSRIRLGTGVLIPSNRIAPVSANGLATLAKLAPGRIDFGIGTGFTARRTMGQGAVPLAEMERHIGVVQGMLRGDTVECRLDDGVHKVRFLNPELGLIRIDKPIPLHVSAFGPKARALTAKLGAGWLMFAGGVPAGIGALQGMQQAWRNAGRSDSLYSTLFTLGCVLRKGEAANGRRPLAQAAPLAAAFLHDLVERGQLGEVMGDLPPFLSEVLERYRKLHESYTPADARYLTLHRGHLMFLRPEEKPLYSKELVSAFTFTATAPELTERVAALRDAGYSQFCVQLVLGHEDALDDWAAVLRPLGLGRARRTKGRKKAAAPKRARGSKKR